A stretch of Campylobacter gracilis DNA encodes these proteins:
- the argJ gene encoding bifunctional glutamate N-acetyltransferase/amino-acid acetyltransferase ArgJ gives MFKITKLEGGLQNVEGFYFDGVNSGFKKQGNDLGFIRADEPFAISAIFTSNKFQAAPIRHFKRAQERAGGELKTNFILVNSKNANSMTGEQGIADIDEIFSELGKKTALINPVMSSTGVIGYRLKKEKIIAAAQNFNLSARNSDALATAIMTTDTIKKELAYEISLENGEKFHIAAVCKGAGMINPTLATMLCFVLTDAKIPRADMDELLKKAAEQSFNTISVDGDTSTNDTIMLCSSAKCAYEKDAFASALNALTRELALMLVKDGEGATKLVRFRVSGAANAEDARRAAKALSNSPLVKTAIFGEDPNWGRIASTIGACGIECDEEKLRIKYDDVLLYDAQNRELDAAREAAAHAVMQQKSFTIWCDLGLGEGDFSAYGCDLSYDYVKINADYRS, from the coding sequence ATGTTTAAAATCACTAAGCTCGAGGGCGGCTTGCAGAATGTCGAGGGCTTTTATTTTGACGGCGTAAATTCGGGTTTTAAAAAACAGGGGAACGATCTGGGATTTATCCGCGCAGATGAGCCCTTTGCCATAAGCGCGATCTTTACGAGCAATAAATTTCAAGCCGCGCCGATTAGGCATTTCAAAAGGGCACAGGAGCGCGCGGGCGGGGAGCTTAAAACAAATTTTATCCTCGTAAATTCTAAAAACGCAAACTCGATGACCGGGGAGCAAGGCATCGCCGATATCGATGAAATTTTTAGCGAACTTGGCAAAAAGACCGCTCTGATAAACCCCGTTATGAGCTCCACCGGCGTCATCGGCTACCGCCTCAAAAAGGAAAAAATTATCGCCGCCGCGCAAAATTTTAACCTCTCGGCGCGAAACTCAGACGCCCTAGCCACCGCCATCATGACGACAGATACGATAAAAAAAGAGCTTGCGTATGAAATTTCTTTAGAAAACGGCGAGAAATTTCACATCGCGGCCGTTTGCAAGGGCGCGGGTATGATCAATCCCACGCTTGCGACCATGCTCTGCTTCGTTCTAACCGATGCAAAAATCCCGCGCGCTGATATGGACGAGCTGCTAAAAAAGGCAGCGGAGCAGAGTTTCAACACCATAAGCGTCGACGGCGACACCTCCACAAATGATACGATTATGCTCTGCAGCAGCGCTAAATGCGCTTACGAAAAGGATGCCTTCGCGTCCGCACTAAACGCCCTGACGCGCGAGCTTGCGCTAATGCTTGTAAAAGACGGCGAAGGCGCAACCAAGCTGGTGCGATTTAGGGTAAGCGGCGCCGCAAATGCCGAAGACGCTCGCAGGGCGGCGAAGGCGCTAAGCAATTCGCCGCTTGTTAAAACGGCGATCTTCGGCGAAGATCCGAATTGGGGTCGCATAGCCTCGACCATAGGCGCCTGCGGCATCGAATGCGATGAAGAAAAGCTGCGTATAAAATACGACGACGTACTGCTTTATGACGCGCAAAATCGCGAGCTGGACGCCGCGCGCGAGGCCGCGGCCCACGCCGTAATGCAGCAAAAAAGCTTTACGATCTGGTGCGATTTGGGGCTCGGAGAGGGCGATTTTAGCGCGTACGGCTGCGATCTTAGCTACGACTACGTAAAAATCAACGCCGATTATAGATCATAA
- a CDS encoding YdcH family protein: MFHEYRDLITELKGKNARFDSLFEKHDELDHKIADAQAGRVHMSDLEIDAMKKEKLRIKDELGSLLAQYKAEKADK, from the coding sequence ATGTTTCATGAGTACAGAGATTTAATCACTGAGTTAAAAGGCAAAAACGCGCGATTTGATTCGCTTTTTGAGAAGCACGACGAGCTGGATCACAAGATCGCCGACGCACAAGCCGGCAGAGTGCATATGAGCGATCTGGAGATCGATGCGATGAAGAAAGAAAAGCTTCGCATAAAAGATGAGCTAGGCAGCTTGCTAGCGCAATATAAAGCCGAAAAGGCAGATAAATAA
- a CDS encoding Fur family transcriptional regulator — MDPKDFLASHDIAPTALRVQIVQILSEKKCPVSYDELVEQTGANKTTIYRNIALLEEKNLIITSENNHKSFYELTDGAKAYFVCESCHKMEEISMPALSQKNVKSVLVRGLCEKCGG, encoded by the coding sequence ATGGATCCCAAAGATTTTTTAGCGAGTCACGATATCGCTCCTACGGCGCTTAGAGTGCAGATCGTGCAGATCCTAAGCGAGAAAAAATGTCCGGTAAGCTACGATGAACTAGTAGAACAAACGGGTGCTAATAAAACCACAATATATCGCAATATAGCGCTTTTGGAAGAGAAAAATTTGATAATTACCAGCGAAAACAATCATAAAAGCTTTTATGAGCTCACCGACGGCGCAAAAGCGTATTTTGTCTGCGAAAGCTGCCATAAAATGGAGGAGATTTCGATGCCAGCTTTGTCACAAAAAAATGTCAAAAGCGTGCTTGTGCGAGGATTGTGCGAGAAGTGTGGCGGCTGA
- a CDS encoding metal ABC transporter solute-binding protein, Zn/Mn family: MKKLIFTLLAASCVVFAKPTVTTTILPTKYFVEQIAGDTLQVNTMVGKGADPHTYEPKPSEMKMLENSDLYFAVGIEFDEVWLPKLAASYPKMKIIRTEDGITKMAMAEHHHHDEHDHSAHHDDHDHDAHHEHGDKDHEAHEHHHHHGGLDPHIWLDPQLVKIQAKNIKDALTKQYPKDAKIYEANFDKFAKKLDELDAYAKQKLAGVKGKKFMVYHPSWGYFAHRYDLKQIAVEVEGKEPKPADLAELIEEAKEEKIKVIFVAPQFSKKAAQTIAAQTGAKVMEIDQLPLDWYETMKKTIDVFGENL, encoded by the coding sequence ATGAAAAAGCTTATTTTCACGCTTTTAGCAGCTAGTTGCGTAGTATTCGCCAAACCTACGGTCACCACGACCATACTTCCTACGAAGTATTTTGTTGAACAGATCGCAGGCGATACTTTGCAGGTAAATACGATGGTCGGCAAAGGCGCTGATCCGCACACATACGAGCCTAAGCCTTCGGAGATGAAAATGCTAGAAAATAGCGATCTGTATTTTGCAGTCGGTATAGAATTTGATGAAGTCTGGTTGCCAAAGCTTGCCGCATCGTATCCAAAGATGAAGATAATCCGCACAGAAGATGGCATCACCAAAATGGCTATGGCAGAGCACCACCATCACGACGAACACGATCATAGCGCACATCACGATGACCACGATCATGACGCGCATCATGAGCATGGCGACAAAGATCACGAGGCGCACGAGCACCATCATCATCACGGCGGCCTAGACCCACATATATGGCTAGATCCGCAGCTTGTAAAAATTCAAGCTAAAAATATTAAAGACGCATTAACCAAACAGTATCCTAAGGATGCTAAAATTTACGAAGCAAATTTCGATAAATTTGCCAAAAAGCTTGACGAGCTGGACGCTTACGCAAAGCAAAAATTAGCGGGCGTCAAGGGAAAGAAATTTATGGTTTATCATCCGTCTTGGGGCTATTTCGCGCATCGATACGATTTAAAGCAGATCGCAGTCGAAGTGGAGGGCAAAGAGCCTAAGCCTGCGGATTTAGCCGAGCTGATCGAGGAAGCCAAAGAGGAGAAGATCAAGGTGATTTTCGTCGCACCGCAGTTTTCCAAAAAGGCAGCGCAAACCATCGCCGCACAAACAGGCGCAAAGGTGATGGAGATCGATCAGCTGCCGCTAGATTGGTACGAGACGATGAAAAAGACGATCGACGTTTTCGGAGAAAATTTGTAG
- a CDS encoding HoxN/HupN/NixA family nickel/cobalt transporter: protein MKFIKILLLSAIFSSRIFACALCALYTPTAHVSITPVAQDGKIVSLHFSWLFSQNFTDVIMQTYDINSNGKLENSELAEITKAMTDYLTPKNYLCEAEFYDQAPKNAKPALSNLVGTQIKGNFKNAISLVKKGRLVFEFDQKVGFELQNNRVLKISINDDQGFFNFKMLDDKPINLGEGFVAKPNSNLATTFIEFSGEKPKIADKKPPISGAPNSDLAQDDLASSQQSLAGSEDKLAQSRQTKPNASSARRSNQRSVGDIVSEAAAEAQKNIAASDALAQINKTAKKDAQAKDGPANSAASVDKDAGENFAARRDNSLNSTQNFATPPEESSLNLVQNSASKNGAASGSSDISSEQHKETALGFVAQKTMDFMKSLKTAFRASSEHASASTILWVLALSFIYGFFHAAGPGHAKLLTASYFLAHGGSYVKAFGFALKIGLLHVLGALVLVSASMFVLQNVAGIVSANSASITTKISALLIIIITALIIYDKARRVRSGAGHDAGCSCAACASAANTAETDAHLKNTAFANAGNSAGAASKSYKFSKFNIQSGESAQYLDTQNLDAATAELNSDSNLAANLEENSSSQNKQKQTLNSTNSKNQTSSRSLQNGATGGGERGREWLIALAAALVPCPGTILIFVLAFSLGSFALSVASALFIGFGMSVVIFLAALFGAKANELSSKRLVSLKLYIEFAGLFVMFGLGIFMYFISDTLRIL, encoded by the coding sequence ATGAAATTTATTAAAATTTTACTTTTATCCGCGATCTTTAGCTCGCGGATATTTGCGTGCGCTCTGTGCGCCCTATACACGCCCACTGCGCACGTTAGCATTACCCCTGTCGCACAAGACGGCAAGATCGTGAGTCTGCATTTTTCGTGGCTTTTCTCTCAAAATTTTACCGACGTCATAATGCAGACCTACGATATAAATTCCAACGGCAAGCTTGAAAATAGCGAGCTTGCCGAGATAACTAAGGCGATGACCGATTACCTGACCCCCAAAAACTACCTTTGCGAGGCGGAATTCTACGATCAAGCGCCAAAAAACGCAAAGCCTGCGCTTAGCAACCTCGTAGGCACGCAAATTAAGGGAAATTTTAAAAATGCAATAAGCCTCGTCAAAAAGGGCAGACTCGTGTTCGAGTTCGATCAAAAGGTCGGCTTCGAGCTGCAAAATAACCGCGTTCTTAAAATTTCCATTAACGACGATCAGGGATTTTTCAATTTCAAAATGCTTGACGATAAGCCCATTAATCTGGGCGAGGGCTTTGTAGCGAAGCCTAATTCAAATTTAGCCACCACCTTTATAGAATTTAGCGGCGAAAAGCCAAAGATCGCAGATAAAAAACCGCCAATTTCAGGCGCGCCGAACTCCGATTTAGCGCAGGATGATCTTGCATCTAGCCAGCAGAGTCTTGCGGGCTCAGAGGATAAACTTGCGCAAAGCAGGCAAACAAAACCTAATGCCAGCTCGGCGCGCAGATCGAACCAAAGATCCGTCGGCGATATCGTTTCGGAAGCTGCAGCAGAGGCGCAAAAAAATATCGCCGCTTCGGATGCTCTCGCGCAGATTAATAAAACAGCCAAAAAGGACGCGCAGGCAAAAGATGGTCCCGCAAATTCTGCGGCGTCTGTAGATAAAGACGCGGGCGAAAATTTTGCGGCGAGACGAGATAATTCTTTAAATTCTACGCAAAATTTTGCGACTCCGCCCGAGGAGAGTTCCTTAAATTTAGTGCAAAATAGCGCGAGCAAAAACGGCGCTGCATCCGGTAGCAGCGATATTTCAAGCGAGCAGCACAAAGAGACTGCGCTGGGATTTGTCGCGCAAAAGACGATGGATTTTATGAAAAGTCTCAAAACGGCGTTTCGTGCAAGCAGCGAGCATGCAAGCGCAAGCACCATCCTATGGGTCTTGGCGCTTTCTTTTATATACGGCTTTTTCCACGCGGCAGGCCCTGGGCACGCGAAGCTGCTAACGGCGAGCTATTTCTTAGCCCATGGCGGCAGCTACGTCAAAGCCTTTGGATTTGCCCTTAAAATCGGGCTTCTGCACGTCTTAGGAGCGCTCGTTTTGGTAAGTGCGAGCATGTTCGTGCTGCAAAACGTCGCAGGCATAGTTTCTGCAAACTCTGCCTCGATCACCACGAAAATTTCGGCGCTTCTGATCATCATTATAACGGCGCTCATCATCTACGACAAAGCTCGCCGCGTAAGATCGGGCGCCGGCCACGATGCGGGCTGCTCCTGCGCCGCTTGCGCTTCCGCCGCAAACACCGCAGAGACGGACGCGCACTTAAAAAATACAGCGTTTGCAAACGCCGGGAATTCCGCTGGCGCAGCGTCAAAGAGCTATAAATTTTCTAAATTTAATATTCAAAGCGGCGAATCCGCGCAGTATTTAGATACTCAAAATTTAGACGCCGCAACGGCAGAGCTAAATTCAGATTCAAATTTAGCCGCAAATTTAGAGGAAAACTCGTCTAGCCAAAACAAGCAAAAACAGACTTTGAATTCTACAAATTCCAAAAACCAAACCTCGTCTCGCTCGCTGCAAAATGGCGCGACTGGCGGCGGCGAGAGAGGGCGAGAGTGGCTTATCGCGCTTGCGGCGGCGCTCGTACCCTGCCCAGGTACGATCCTGATTTTTGTACTTGCCTTCAGCCTCGGAAGCTTCGCGCTTAGCGTCGCAAGTGCGCTTTTCATCGGTTTTGGAATGAGCGTCGTGATATTTTTAGCCGCACTTTTCGGCGCGAAGGCAAACGAGCTAAGCTCGAAGCGGCTCGTAAGCTTGAAGCTTTACATCGAATTTGCGGGGCTTTTCGTGATGTTCGGGCTCGGGATTTTTATGTATTTCATCTCAGACACCCTCAGGATACTGTAA
- a CDS encoding DUF3137 domain-containing protein translates to MSPALQDVVSQTLTEQKACARAFNRYRYLSIAAFFTVLFAIMSLDGVKADTPLIKIAEFLGALIFFPIFWIFFLHCAGQKTEAEIRYYKFYKEIFVHAVINDMNADLNYYPYTGMQEEEFQKFRIGRKSGIESEDRITGVHCGIQFSLSEVHSNSRFYMGTDNPLIAAIALIKIFYDNYMDFNGNVLICELAKKTSGKTIVVSRELNAKIFGEKEMMDDVDFMRDFRVFADDKVEARYLLTPAFMERLREINRETNGEFSLSAVFMDKRLYLFLKGAPDLFETTLFDRPASIELALEYQTQIRKILSLIETLKLTN, encoded by the coding sequence ATGTCGCCTGCTCTGCAAGATGTCGTTTCGCAGACTTTAACCGAACAAAAAGCGTGCGCTAGAGCTTTTAATAGATACCGCTACCTCAGTATAGCCGCCTTTTTTACAGTCCTATTCGCAATAATGTCTCTAGACGGCGTTAAAGCAGACACTCCTCTGATAAAAATTGCCGAATTTTTGGGCGCCCTGATCTTTTTTCCGATCTTTTGGATATTTTTTCTGCATTGCGCCGGTCAAAAAACCGAAGCGGAAATTCGCTACTACAAATTTTACAAAGAGATATTCGTCCACGCCGTAATAAACGATATGAACGCGGATTTAAACTATTATCCCTATACCGGTATGCAAGAAGAGGAATTTCAAAAATTTAGAATTGGTAGGAAATCTGGGATCGAAAGCGAGGATCGGATTACGGGCGTGCACTGCGGGATTCAATTTAGCCTCAGCGAGGTACATAGTAATAGTAGGTTTTACATGGGAACGGATAATCCGCTCATAGCGGCGATTGCGTTGATCAAAATATTCTACGATAACTATATGGACTTTAACGGCAATGTATTGATCTGCGAACTCGCGAAAAAAACCTCGGGTAAAACGATAGTGGTAAGTAGGGAGCTAAACGCCAAGATCTTCGGCGAAAAAGAGATGATGGACGATGTGGATTTTATGCGCGATTTTCGCGTGTTTGCGGATGACAAAGTAGAAGCGCGCTATTTGCTAACGCCCGCGTTTATGGAGCGTCTGCGCGAAATAAATCGCGAAACGAACGGCGAGTTCAGCTTGAGCGCGGTATTTATGGATAAGCGTTTATATCTATTTTTAAAAGGCGCGCCGGATCTTTTCGAAACTACGCTTTTTGATAGGCCCGCTAGCATAGAGCTCGCGCTCGAATACCAAACGCAGATCCGCAAAATTTTAAGCCTAATCGAAACACTTAAACTCACAAATTAG
- the serA gene encoding phosphoglycerate dehydrogenase, with product MKTIIVCDAIHKIGFDLLKQESDVKVIDATSVPKSELYGILGDADVAITRSSTAVDEKFLGAGTKLKAIVRAGVGVDNCDIDGCSKRGIILMNVPTANTIAAVEMTMCHLLNAARKYVNSCNDLKINRIWKREKWYGTELYKKSLGIIGFGNIGSRVGVRALAFGMNVIAYDPYIEPEKATKLGVKYTKNFDEILSCDFITIHTPKNQETINMVGEPQIAKMKDGVRLINCARGGLYNEKALANNLRSGKIAYLGIDVFDKEPATDHELLDIENLSATPHLGANTLESQSNIAREAAEQAISAARGLNYPNALNLPLKLEDLPRGIEPYINLVSKMAYLAAQINKGPIKSIRIEGSGEVVQYLKSMLVFAIVGALHDSLGDSLNYVNAKFLADEKGIETSFGELTNSVYKSEIAVKIMTDEAISNVAGTVFDGSEERIVNIGGFKTDFKPKGKMIIFKNTDVPGVIKSVSTILADENINIADFRLGRGEEGDALAVILVDSEVQKSTLDKLAALQTCLMVRYAAL from the coding sequence ATGAAAACTATCATAGTCTGCGACGCAATCCACAAAATTGGTTTTGATCTGCTTAAGCAAGAATCGGACGTTAAAGTAATCGACGCTACGAGCGTGCCCAAGAGCGAGCTTTACGGAATTTTAGGCGATGCGGATGTTGCGATCACCAGAAGCTCTACGGCGGTGGATGAGAAATTCCTTGGCGCCGGCACCAAGCTAAAAGCGATCGTGCGCGCGGGCGTGGGCGTCGATAATTGCGACATCGACGGCTGCTCCAAACGCGGCATTATTTTGATGAATGTACCTACGGCAAACACCATCGCCGCGGTCGAAATGACTATGTGCCATCTGCTAAATGCGGCGCGCAAATATGTAAATTCCTGCAACGATCTGAAAATTAATAGAATTTGGAAGCGCGAGAAATGGTACGGCACCGAGCTTTATAAAAAGAGTCTCGGCATCATCGGCTTTGGAAATATCGGTTCGCGCGTGGGGGTTCGCGCGCTTGCGTTTGGGATGAACGTCATCGCCTACGATCCGTATATCGAGCCCGAAAAGGCCACGAAGCTCGGAGTAAAATATACGAAAAATTTCGACGAAATTTTATCTTGCGACTTCATCACGATCCATACGCCGAAAAATCAAGAGACGATAAATATGGTAGGCGAGCCGCAAATAGCGAAGATGAAAGACGGCGTACGCCTAATAAACTGCGCCAGAGGCGGGCTGTATAATGAAAAAGCGCTCGCAAACAATCTACGCAGCGGCAAGATCGCGTATCTCGGCATTGACGTTTTCGACAAAGAGCCTGCGACCGATCACGAGCTTTTGGATATCGAAAATTTAAGCGCGACTCCGCATCTTGGAGCAAATACGCTCGAATCGCAAAGCAATATCGCCCGAGAAGCCGCAGAGCAGGCGATCAGCGCCGCGCGCGGCTTAAACTATCCAAACGCTTTAAATTTGCCGCTTAAGCTCGAGGATCTGCCGCGCGGTATCGAGCCGTATATAAATTTGGTCTCCAAAATGGCCTATCTTGCGGCGCAGATCAACAAAGGCCCGATCAAATCGATTCGCATCGAGGGCAGCGGCGAGGTGGTTCAGTATCTAAAATCGATGCTCGTTTTTGCCATCGTAGGCGCGCTGCACGATTCTTTGGGCGATTCGCTAAATTACGTCAACGCTAAATTTCTTGCGGATGAAAAGGGGATTGAAACGAGCTTCGGCGAGCTTACAAACAGCGTCTATAAAAGCGAGATCGCGGTAAAAATCATGACCGACGAAGCGATCTCAAACGTCGCGGGTACGGTCTTTGACGGAAGCGAGGAGCGCATCGTAAATATCGGCGGATTTAAGACCGATTTTAAGCCGAAAGGCAAGATGATAATCTTTAAAAACACCGACGTGCCGGGCGTTATCAAATCCGTAAGCACGATCCTAGCCGACGAAAATATCAATATAGCGGATTTCCGCTTAGGCAGAGGCGAGGAGGGGGACGCTTTGGCGGTCATTTTGGTCGATTCCGAAGTGCAAAAAAGCACGCTCGATAAACTGGCGGCGCTTCAAACCTGCCTAATGGTGCGCTACGCGGCGCTTTAA
- a CDS encoding 30S ribosomal protein S1 encodes MAEVNEKVQNHAEEDFATLLEEYDTGKSRDEVVTGKVIALKDGEVFIDVGRKSEGILDAAEVSDEQGNPQVNVGDDIKVAIIGSRGGRPVVSYKKALKKEKVKAFIDSYDENAENVYDVKILSFNKGGFVCANADDVEFFMPRSQSALKNPNGAVGKNFKVKIIKVDRDEQSIVVSRKKLLDEDRKASKEAIEKVIATEGIIEGVVKKITTYGMFVDVGGVDGLVHYSEISYKGPVNPSSLYKEGDKVPVKVIKYDNDKKHLSLSIKEAMPDPWNEIKDSLEVGDTIRVKVSNIEPYGAFVDLGNDIEGFLHISEISWDKNIKNPKDFISEGEELDVEVVEINPSERRLRVSLKNLLTKPFDEFVAKHKVGDVLKGSVTTITNFGAFVRIDGVEGLLHNEDASWDRGEKCKNLFKVGDEIEVKIIKIDKDTQKISLNHKELGDSPISDYAKSHNQGDVVKGKIRDIKEFGIFVELGGGIDALIRKEDLGNVSVDSLKVGDEIEAAIAFIDEKKNRIRLSVRRLAHQKEREALNEINSNDDEKQSLGDLIKDQLNK; translated from the coding sequence ATGGCTGAGGTGAACGAGAAGGTTCAAAACCACGCAGAGGAAGATTTTGCGACATTGTTAGAGGAGTATGACACCGGGAAGTCTCGCGACGAGGTTGTCACAGGTAAGGTTATCGCCCTTAAGGACGGCGAGGTTTTCATAGACGTAGGCAGGAAGTCGGAGGGCATTTTGGACGCCGCCGAAGTGAGCGACGAGCAAGGAAACCCGCAGGTTAATGTAGGAGATGACATCAAAGTCGCTATTATCGGAAGCAGAGGCGGTCGCCCGGTCGTATCGTATAAAAAGGCTCTAAAGAAGGAAAAAGTAAAGGCGTTCATCGACTCCTATGACGAAAACGCAGAGAATGTCTATGACGTTAAAATTCTATCGTTTAATAAGGGCGGTTTCGTTTGTGCTAATGCAGATGATGTGGAATTTTTTATGCCTCGCTCGCAAAGCGCGCTTAAAAATCCAAATGGCGCCGTCGGTAAAAATTTCAAGGTAAAGATCATTAAAGTTGATAGAGACGAACAAAGCATTGTAGTATCGCGCAAGAAGCTACTTGATGAGGACCGCAAAGCAAGCAAAGAGGCGATCGAGAAAGTAATCGCTACTGAGGGCATTATCGAAGGCGTCGTAAAAAAAATCACCACCTACGGTATGTTCGTAGACGTAGGCGGCGTGGACGGACTCGTGCACTACAGCGAAATTTCATACAAAGGTCCTGTAAATCCAAGCTCGCTCTACAAAGAGGGCGATAAGGTTCCGGTTAAAGTTATCAAATACGACAACGATAAAAAACATCTCTCTCTTTCGATAAAAGAGGCGATGCCCGATCCTTGGAACGAGATCAAAGATAGCCTGGAAGTGGGCGATACTATCCGCGTAAAAGTAAGCAATATCGAGCCTTACGGCGCGTTCGTCGATCTTGGCAACGACATCGAGGGCTTTTTGCATATCAGTGAAATTTCGTGGGATAAAAATATCAAAAATCCGAAAGATTTTATCAGCGAGGGCGAGGAGCTTGACGTTGAGGTCGTAGAGATCAACCCTAGCGAGCGCAGATTGCGCGTAAGCCTTAAAAATTTACTTACAAAGCCGTTTGACGAGTTCGTTGCTAAGCATAAAGTGGGCGACGTGCTCAAAGGTAGCGTCACTACGATTACAAACTTCGGCGCGTTTGTGAGGATCGACGGTGTAGAGGGACTTTTGCATAATGAAGACGCTTCATGGGATCGCGGCGAGAAGTGCAAAAATTTATTCAAAGTGGGCGATGAGATCGAGGTTAAGATCATTAAGATCGACAAAGATACTCAAAAAATTTCTCTAAACCACAAAGAGCTCGGCGATAGTCCTATTAGCGATTACGCCAAGAGTCACAATCAAGGCGATGTCGTAAAAGGCAAGATCCGCGATATTAAAGAGTTCGGAATTTTTGTCGAGCTTGGAGGCGGTATCGACGCGCTTATCCGCAAGGAAGATCTTGGCAACGTAAGCGTAGATAGCCTAAAAGTAGGCGACGAGATCGAGGCTGCGATCGCTTTCATCGACGAGAAGAAAAATAGAATCCGCCTAAGCGTGCGCAGACTGGCTCATCAGAAGGAGCGCGAGGCGCTAAACGAGATCAATAGCAACGACGACGAGAAGCAAAGCCTAGGGGATCTAATCAAAGATCAACTAAATAAATAA
- a CDS encoding 4-hydroxy-3-methylbut-2-enyl diphosphate reductase translates to MKIEMAKSYGFCFGVKRAIKIAESAGEAATIGELIHNSEEINRLRQNFGVKTLEGVSEIKDEQKLIIRTHGIQKDDLQRLKAQNKELIDATCPFVTKPQQIVEKMSAEGYDIVIFGDKNHPEVKGVKSYAKSRVFVIMDTKELQDVKLGPRVALVSQTTKKIESFTKIADFLMQRARELRIFNTICNATLENQEAVKSLSQKADVMIIVGGKNSSNTKQLFLISQNFCKDSYLIENESELERSWFENKSLCGISAGASTPDWIIKKVVARIENLTQNL, encoded by the coding sequence TTGAAGATTGAGATGGCTAAAAGCTACGGCTTTTGCTTTGGCGTCAAGCGCGCGATCAAGATCGCAGAAAGCGCCGGCGAGGCCGCTACGATCGGCGAGCTCATACATAACTCCGAAGAGATCAATAGGCTAAGGCAAAATTTCGGCGTCAAAACCTTAGAGGGCGTTAGTGAGATCAAGGACGAGCAAAAGCTCATCATCCGCACGCACGGGATCCAAAAGGACGATCTGCAAAGATTAAAGGCGCAAAATAAAGAGCTCATCGACGCTACCTGCCCCTTCGTGACTAAGCCGCAGCAGATCGTAGAAAAGATGAGCGCGGAAGGCTATGACATCGTGATCTTCGGCGATAAAAATCACCCCGAAGTAAAGGGTGTAAAATCCTACGCAAAATCGCGCGTATTCGTGATTATGGATACGAAAGAACTGCAAGACGTCAAGCTTGGACCTCGCGTCGCGCTCGTTTCGCAGACTACGAAAAAGATAGAAAGCTTTACTAAAATCGCGGATTTTTTGATGCAGCGCGCTAGGGAGCTGAGAATTTTTAATACGATTTGCAATGCGACGCTGGAGAATCAAGAGGCCGTAAAAAGCCTGTCACAAAAGGCCGACGTGATGATAATCGTAGGCGGGAAAAATTCCTCCAACACCAAACAGCTTTTTTTAATTTCGCAAAATTTTTGCAAAGACAGCTATCTCATAGAAAACGAAAGCGAGCTTGAACGCTCTTGGTTTGAAAACAAAAGCCTCTGCGGCATCTCCGCAGGAGCTAGCACGCCTGATTGGATCATCAAAAAGGTAGTGGCGCGAATCGAAAATTTAACACAGAATTTATAA